One window of the Macaca thibetana thibetana isolate TM-01 chromosome 13, ASM2454274v1, whole genome shotgun sequence genome contains the following:
- the ZNF513 gene encoding zinc finger protein 513 isoform X2 has protein sequence MPRRKQSHPQPVKCEGVKVDTEDSLDEGPGALVLESDLLLGQDLEFEEEEEEEEGDGNSDQLMGFERDSEGDSLGARPGLPYGLSDDESGGGRALSAESEVEEPARGPGEARGERPGPACQLCGGPTGEGPCCGAGGPGGGPLLPPRLLYSCRLCTFVSHYSSHLKRHMQTHSGEKPFRCGRCPYASAQLVNLTRHTRTHTGEKPYRCPHCPFACSSLGNLRRHQRTHAGPPTPPCPTCGFRCCAPRPARPPSPTEQEGAVPRRPEDALLLPDLSLHVPPGGASFLPDCGQLRGEGEGLCGTGSEPLPELLFPWTCRGCGQELEEGEGSRLGAAMCGRCMRGEAGGGASGGPQGPSDKGFACSLCPFATHYPNHLARHMKTHSGEKPFRCARCPYASAHLDNLKRHQRVHTGEKPYKCPLCPYACGNLANLKRHGRIHSGDKPFRCSLCNYSCNQSMNLKRHMLRHTGEKPFRCTTCAYTTGHWDNYKRHQKTDQKPPFSPPLARGSTQTNLGTIRTSPTLWAGGHMDQGALP, from the exons ATGCCCCGAAGGAAGCAAAGCCACCCGCAGCCCGTGAAATGCGAGGGGGTCAAAG TGGATACTGAAGACTCCCTCGACGAAGGACCCGGGGCCCTGGTATTGGAGAGTGATTTGCTACTAGGCCAGGATCTGGAgtttgaggaggaagaggaagaggaggaaggcgACGGCAACAGTGACCAGCTCATGGGCTTCGAGAGAGACTCAGAAG GAGACTCTCTGGGGGCCAGGCCTGGGCTTCCCTACGGGCTGAGCGACGATGAGTCTGGGGGCGGCCGGGCACTAAGTGCGGAGAGTGAAGTTGAGGAGCCAGCCAGGGGTCCAGGGGAGGCCAGGGGTGAGAGGCCAGGCCCAGCCTGCCAGCTGTGTGGGGGGCCGACAGGTGAGGGGCCGTGTTGTGGGGCAGGAGGGCCGGGTGGGGGGCCCCTGCTGCCCCCACGGCTACTGTACTCATGCCGCCTCTGCACCTTCGTGTCCCACTACTCGAGCCACCTGAAGCggcacatgcagacacacagcGGAGAGAAGCCGTTCCGCTGTGGCCGCTGCCCCTACGCCTCAGCCCAGCTCGTCAACCTGACACGACATACCCGCACCCACACTGGCGAGAAGCCCTACCGCTGTCCCCACTGCCCCTTTGCctgcagcagcctgggcaacctgagGCGGCATCAGCGTACCCACGCAGGGCCCCCCACTCCTCCCTGCCCGACCTGTGGCTTCCGCTGCTGTGCTCCACGACCAGCCCGGCCTCCCAGTCCCACAGAGCAGGAAGGGGCGGTGCCCCGGCGACCTGAAG ATGCTCTGCTCCTTCCAGATTTGAGCCTCCATGTGCCACCAGGTGGTGCCAGTTTCCTGCCAGACTGTGGGCAGTTGCGGGGTGAAGGGGAGGGCCTCTGTGGAACTGGATCAGAACCACTGCCAGAGCTGCTATTTCCTTGGACCTGCCGGGGCTGTGGACAAGAGCTGGAGGAGGGTGAGGGCAGTCGGCTGGGAGCTGCCATGTGTGGGCGCTGCATGCGAGGAGAGGCTGGAGGGGGTGCCAGTGGGGGGCCCCAGGGCCCCAGTGACAAAGGCTTTGCCTGTAGCCTCTGCCCCTTTGCCACTCACTATCCCAACCACCTGGCCCGGCACATGAAGACACACAGTGGCGAGAAGCCCTTCCGCTGCGCCCGCTGTCCTTATGCCTCTGCTCATCTGGATAACCTGAAACGGCATCAGCGCGTCCATACAGGAGAGAAGCCCTACAAGTGCCCCCTCTGCCCTTATGCCTGTGGCAATCTGGCCAACCTCAAGCGTCATGGTCGCATCCACTCTGGTGACAAACCTTTTCGGTGTAGCCTTTGCAACTACAGCTGCAACCAGAGCATGAACCTCAAACGTCACATGCTGCGGCACACAGGCGAGAAGCCCTTCCGCTGTACCACCTGCGCCTATACCACGGGCCACTGGGACAACTACAAGCGCCACCAAAAG ACGGACCAGAAGCCACCTTTTTCTCCCCCGCTGGCCAGGGGCTCCACACAGACTAACCTAGGCACTATAAGGACCAGCCCAACCCTATGGGCGGGGGGCCATATGGACCAGGGGGCCTTGCCTTGA
- the ZNF513 gene encoding zinc finger protein 513 isoform X1 produces MPRRKQSHPQPVKCEGVKVDTEDSLDEGPGALVLESDLLLGQDLEFEEEEEEEEGDGNSDQLMGFERDSEGDSLGARPGLPYGLSDDESGGGRALSAESEVEEPARGPGEARGERPGPACQLCGGPTGEGPCCGAGGPGGGPLLPPRLLYSCRLCTFVSHYSSHLKRHMQTHSGEKPFRCGRCPYASAQLVNLTRHTRTHTGEKPYRCPHCPFACSSLGNLRRHQRTHAGPPTPPCPTCGFRCCAPRPARPPSPTEQEGAVPRRPEDALLLPDLSLHVPPGGASFLPDCGQLRGEGEGLCGTGSEPLPELLFPWTCRGCGQELEEGEGSRLGAAMCGRCMRGEAGGGASGGPQGPSDKGFACSLCPFATHYPNHLARHMKTHSGEKPFRCARCPYASAHLDNLKRHQRVHTGEKPYKCPLCPYACGNLANLKRHGRIHSGDKPFRCSLCNYSCNQSMNLKRHMLRHTGEKPFRCTTCAYTTGHWDNYKRHQKVHGHGGAGGPGLSASEGWAPPHSPPSVLSSRGPPALGTAGSRAVHTDSP; encoded by the exons ATGCCCCGAAGGAAGCAAAGCCACCCGCAGCCCGTGAAATGCGAGGGGGTCAAAG TGGATACTGAAGACTCCCTCGACGAAGGACCCGGGGCCCTGGTATTGGAGAGTGATTTGCTACTAGGCCAGGATCTGGAgtttgaggaggaagaggaagaggaggaaggcgACGGCAACAGTGACCAGCTCATGGGCTTCGAGAGAGACTCAGAAG GAGACTCTCTGGGGGCCAGGCCTGGGCTTCCCTACGGGCTGAGCGACGATGAGTCTGGGGGCGGCCGGGCACTAAGTGCGGAGAGTGAAGTTGAGGAGCCAGCCAGGGGTCCAGGGGAGGCCAGGGGTGAGAGGCCAGGCCCAGCCTGCCAGCTGTGTGGGGGGCCGACAGGTGAGGGGCCGTGTTGTGGGGCAGGAGGGCCGGGTGGGGGGCCCCTGCTGCCCCCACGGCTACTGTACTCATGCCGCCTCTGCACCTTCGTGTCCCACTACTCGAGCCACCTGAAGCggcacatgcagacacacagcGGAGAGAAGCCGTTCCGCTGTGGCCGCTGCCCCTACGCCTCAGCCCAGCTCGTCAACCTGACACGACATACCCGCACCCACACTGGCGAGAAGCCCTACCGCTGTCCCCACTGCCCCTTTGCctgcagcagcctgggcaacctgagGCGGCATCAGCGTACCCACGCAGGGCCCCCCACTCCTCCCTGCCCGACCTGTGGCTTCCGCTGCTGTGCTCCACGACCAGCCCGGCCTCCCAGTCCCACAGAGCAGGAAGGGGCGGTGCCCCGGCGACCTGAAG ATGCTCTGCTCCTTCCAGATTTGAGCCTCCATGTGCCACCAGGTGGTGCCAGTTTCCTGCCAGACTGTGGGCAGTTGCGGGGTGAAGGGGAGGGCCTCTGTGGAACTGGATCAGAACCACTGCCAGAGCTGCTATTTCCTTGGACCTGCCGGGGCTGTGGACAAGAGCTGGAGGAGGGTGAGGGCAGTCGGCTGGGAGCTGCCATGTGTGGGCGCTGCATGCGAGGAGAGGCTGGAGGGGGTGCCAGTGGGGGGCCCCAGGGCCCCAGTGACAAAGGCTTTGCCTGTAGCCTCTGCCCCTTTGCCACTCACTATCCCAACCACCTGGCCCGGCACATGAAGACACACAGTGGCGAGAAGCCCTTCCGCTGCGCCCGCTGTCCTTATGCCTCTGCTCATCTGGATAACCTGAAACGGCATCAGCGCGTCCATACAGGAGAGAAGCCCTACAAGTGCCCCCTCTGCCCTTATGCCTGTGGCAATCTGGCCAACCTCAAGCGTCATGGTCGCATCCACTCTGGTGACAAACCTTTTCGGTGTAGCCTTTGCAACTACAGCTGCAACCAGAGCATGAACCTCAAACGTCACATGCTGCGGCACACAGGCGAGAAGCCCTTCCGCTGTACCACCTGCGCCTATACCACGGGCCACTGGGACAACTACAAGCGCCACCAAAAGGTGCATGGCCACGGTGGGGCAGGAGGGCCTGGTCTCTCCGCCTCTGAGGGCTGGGCCCCACCTCATAGCCCACCCTCTGTTTTGAGCTCTCGGGGCCCACCAGCCCTGGGGACTGCTGGCAGCCGGGCTGTCCATACAGACTCACCCTGA
- the ZNF513 gene encoding zinc finger protein 513 isoform X3, whose protein sequence is MGFERDSEGDSLGARPGLPYGLSDDESGGGRALSAESEVEEPARGPGEARGERPGPACQLCGGPTGEGPCCGAGGPGGGPLLPPRLLYSCRLCTFVSHYSSHLKRHMQTHSGEKPFRCGRCPYASAQLVNLTRHTRTHTGEKPYRCPHCPFACSSLGNLRRHQRTHAGPPTPPCPTCGFRCCAPRPARPPSPTEQEGAVPRRPEDALLLPDLSLHVPPGGASFLPDCGQLRGEGEGLCGTGSEPLPELLFPWTCRGCGQELEEGEGSRLGAAMCGRCMRGEAGGGASGGPQGPSDKGFACSLCPFATHYPNHLARHMKTHSGEKPFRCARCPYASAHLDNLKRHQRVHTGEKPYKCPLCPYACGNLANLKRHGRIHSGDKPFRCSLCNYSCNQSMNLKRHMLRHTGEKPFRCTTCAYTTGHWDNYKRHQKVHGHGGAGGPGLSASEGWAPPHSPPSVLSSRGPPALGTAGSRAVHTDSP, encoded by the exons ATGGGCTTCGAGAGAGACTCAGAAG GAGACTCTCTGGGGGCCAGGCCTGGGCTTCCCTACGGGCTGAGCGACGATGAGTCTGGGGGCGGCCGGGCACTAAGTGCGGAGAGTGAAGTTGAGGAGCCAGCCAGGGGTCCAGGGGAGGCCAGGGGTGAGAGGCCAGGCCCAGCCTGCCAGCTGTGTGGGGGGCCGACAGGTGAGGGGCCGTGTTGTGGGGCAGGAGGGCCGGGTGGGGGGCCCCTGCTGCCCCCACGGCTACTGTACTCATGCCGCCTCTGCACCTTCGTGTCCCACTACTCGAGCCACCTGAAGCggcacatgcagacacacagcGGAGAGAAGCCGTTCCGCTGTGGCCGCTGCCCCTACGCCTCAGCCCAGCTCGTCAACCTGACACGACATACCCGCACCCACACTGGCGAGAAGCCCTACCGCTGTCCCCACTGCCCCTTTGCctgcagcagcctgggcaacctgagGCGGCATCAGCGTACCCACGCAGGGCCCCCCACTCCTCCCTGCCCGACCTGTGGCTTCCGCTGCTGTGCTCCACGACCAGCCCGGCCTCCCAGTCCCACAGAGCAGGAAGGGGCGGTGCCCCGGCGACCTGAAG ATGCTCTGCTCCTTCCAGATTTGAGCCTCCATGTGCCACCAGGTGGTGCCAGTTTCCTGCCAGACTGTGGGCAGTTGCGGGGTGAAGGGGAGGGCCTCTGTGGAACTGGATCAGAACCACTGCCAGAGCTGCTATTTCCTTGGACCTGCCGGGGCTGTGGACAAGAGCTGGAGGAGGGTGAGGGCAGTCGGCTGGGAGCTGCCATGTGTGGGCGCTGCATGCGAGGAGAGGCTGGAGGGGGTGCCAGTGGGGGGCCCCAGGGCCCCAGTGACAAAGGCTTTGCCTGTAGCCTCTGCCCCTTTGCCACTCACTATCCCAACCACCTGGCCCGGCACATGAAGACACACAGTGGCGAGAAGCCCTTCCGCTGCGCCCGCTGTCCTTATGCCTCTGCTCATCTGGATAACCTGAAACGGCATCAGCGCGTCCATACAGGAGAGAAGCCCTACAAGTGCCCCCTCTGCCCTTATGCCTGTGGCAATCTGGCCAACCTCAAGCGTCATGGTCGCATCCACTCTGGTGACAAACCTTTTCGGTGTAGCCTTTGCAACTACAGCTGCAACCAGAGCATGAACCTCAAACGTCACATGCTGCGGCACACAGGCGAGAAGCCCTTCCGCTGTACCACCTGCGCCTATACCACGGGCCACTGGGACAACTACAAGCGCCACCAAAAGGTGCATGGCCACGGTGGGGCAGGAGGGCCTGGTCTCTCCGCCTCTGAGGGCTGGGCCCCACCTCATAGCCCACCCTCTGTTTTGAGCTCTCGGGGCCCACCAGCCCTGGGGACTGCTGGCAGCCGGGCTGTCCATACAGACTCACCCTGA